Proteins from a single region of Artemia franciscana chromosome 2, ASM3288406v1, whole genome shotgun sequence:
- the LOC136043820 gene encoding uncharacterized protein LOC136043820 yields MNRVSGLVQILTNFNMEENPMITIQCEGGNIEAQKSLLVAVSDVFKAMLESDMLEKRTNLVLADDVNFETMKVIMDYYKEGSVSGFITMNRHIFTYIVEKYNFLCIKERIAEHLLQSYFINQDLRILESIFFTYGNQYEKTIVIKEIAHMIAKGRDTPDFVTEFNAPDFMELARYSCDALKNSAFDRFRSLLRTLYYWVYENSEERSAAVLEIVGMINMENFSRKNVQILLEKLPLSKKFKWFKLLLLKSFEHIDILEDNMSKVWQNSIKNSSSEECKSDNIKCKKCSHDSCYPFHNDPNCSGIHGCSRSFYVHKQSYACGTHISHPDKQIFK; encoded by the coding sequence ATGAATCGAGTTTCTGGCCTGgtgcaaattttgaccaattTCAATATGGAAGAAAACCCTATGATTACTATTCAGTGTGAAGGAGGTAACATTGAAGCCCAAAAATCCCTTTTAGTGGCTGTAAGTGACGTCTTCAAGGCTATGCTAGAGTCGGATATGCttgaaaaacgaacaaatcTTGTTCTAGCCGATGATGTGAACTTTGAAACCATGAAAGTTATTATGGATTACTATAAAGAAGGAAGTGTTTCTGGTTTCATAACAATGAACAGGCATATATTTACATACATTGTGGAAAAGTACAACTTTCTTTGCATTAAAGAAAGAATTGCTGAACATTTGCTCCAAAGTTATTTTATCAACCAAGATTTAAGAATtcttgaaagtatttttttcacttatggAAACCAATATGAAAAAACGATAGTTATAAAAGAGATAGCTCATATGATTGCAAAAGGGAGAGATACTCCCGATTTTGTTACCGAATTTAATGCTCCTGATTTTATGGAATTAGCTCGATATAGTTGTGATGCTTTGAAAAACTCTGCCTTTGATAGATTTCGAAGTCTTTTACGGACACTTTACTATTGGGTTTACGAAAATTCTGAGGAAAGATCGGCAGCAGTTTTGGAAATTGTAGGGAtgataaacatggaaaatttttctagAAAGAATGTTCAAATTCTACTAGAGAAGCTCCCgctttctaaaaaatttaaatggttcaaactactacttctaaaaTCCTTTGAACATATTGACATCTTAGAAGACAATATGTCTAAAGTATGGCAAAACTCTATCAAAAATTCTTCGTCGGAGGAATGTAAAAGTGATAATATAAAGTGTAAAAAATGCAGTCATGATAGTTGCTATCCTTTCCATAATGATCCTAACTGTAGTGGAATACATGGGTGCTCCAGATCCTTCTACGTGCATAAGCAATCATATGCGTGTGGTACACATATTAGTCATCCAGATaagcaaattttcaaatag